In one Shewanella loihica PV-4 genomic region, the following are encoded:
- a CDS encoding sigma-54-dependent Fis family transcriptional regulator: MTIAPQTQAWLSDSWSRSQGAGLSEAKLPQELRLNAEALAERHHANKQLINLTKQHALPLFNQMMAHSQSRLILSDRDGYVLCHWGVSRYSDKLANVALDVGVNWREEHKGTNAIGTALTARQTVAVIGEQHFIRHHRFMSCTASPIFSPEGELLGAIDITSEQQRHTQQTLVLIASLVQQIETALLCHLPGSHYRIDLAEQPSLITSGWQGIVVANVDGKLLGCNAMAKRLLHRPRIGDDIDRHLGASWNSGEQVCQDQRLHLKTQQLVETRPSQLVSQQIGVRFRDPKLERAWQQANKVVGRNIPLLICGETGVGKEQFVKKLHGQSTRAQRPLVAVNCAALPAELVESELFGYQAGAFTGASRQGFEGKIRQADGGFLFLDEIGEMPLATQSRLLRVLQEREVVPVGGNRSYKVDIQVVAATHADLRQLVSEGAFREDLYYRLNGLQVSLPPLRQRADIERIIHKLHRRYRQAPQQLCPQLLRRLLAHDWPGNLRELDNLMQVACLMADGDPELNWQHLPDTLQAQLQGPEQAGEQMAACESELSLMVNANIVSSFHRFEGNVSRCAKHLGISRNTLYRKLKALGLKP; encoded by the coding sequence ATGACGATAGCTCCACAGACACAGGCTTGGTTGTCTGACTCATGGTCTCGTAGTCAGGGCGCAGGGTTAAGCGAAGCCAAGTTACCGCAAGAATTACGACTCAACGCCGAGGCGCTCGCCGAGCGGCATCACGCCAACAAGCAACTCATCAATCTCACCAAACAGCATGCATTGCCCCTGTTTAATCAGATGATGGCCCACAGCCAGAGCCGACTGATCCTCTCGGATCGCGACGGCTATGTGCTCTGCCATTGGGGCGTCAGCCGCTACTCGGATAAGCTGGCCAATGTCGCCCTGGATGTGGGGGTCAATTGGCGTGAGGAGCATAAGGGCACCAACGCCATAGGCACGGCCCTTACCGCCAGGCAGACGGTGGCGGTGATCGGCGAGCAGCACTTCATCCGCCACCACAGATTTATGAGCTGCACCGCCAGCCCCATCTTCTCCCCAGAGGGGGAACTGCTCGGCGCCATCGACATCACCAGCGAGCAGCAGCGTCACACCCAGCAGACCCTGGTGCTCATCGCCAGCCTGGTGCAACAGATAGAGACGGCGCTGCTGTGTCATCTGCCCGGCAGTCACTACCGCATCGATCTGGCCGAGCAGCCGTCGCTGATCACCTCGGGTTGGCAGGGGATAGTGGTGGCCAATGTCGATGGCAAGCTCTTAGGCTGCAACGCCATGGCCAAGCGTCTGCTACACAGGCCGCGCATCGGTGACGATATCGACCGTCATCTGGGGGCGAGCTGGAACAGCGGCGAGCAGGTGTGTCAGGACCAGCGCCTGCACCTCAAGACCCAGCAGCTGGTCGAAACCCGGCCCAGCCAGCTGGTGAGCCAGCAGATAGGCGTGCGCTTTCGCGACCCTAAGCTAGAGCGCGCCTGGCAGCAGGCCAATAAAGTGGTGGGACGCAACATTCCTCTGCTGATCTGCGGCGAGACTGGGGTGGGCAAGGAGCAGTTTGTGAAGAAGCTCCATGGTCAGAGCACCCGCGCGCAGCGCCCTCTGGTGGCGGTCAACTGCGCCGCACTGCCCGCAGAACTGGTGGAATCTGAGCTGTTTGGCTATCAGGCCGGGGCATTTACCGGCGCCTCCCGTCAGGGGTTCGAGGGCAAGATACGTCAGGCCGATGGCGGCTTTCTGTTTCTCGACGAGATAGGCGAGATGCCGCTGGCGACCCAGAGCCGTCTACTTAGGGTGCTGCAGGAGCGCGAGGTGGTGCCCGTGGGCGGTAATCGCAGCTACAAGGTGGATATTCAGGTGGTGGCCGCGACCCACGCGGATCTGCGCCAGCTGGTGAGTGAGGGGGCGTTTAGGGAGGATCTCTACTATCGTCTCAACGGCCTGCAGGTCTCACTGCCGCCCCTGCGTCAGCGCGCGGATATCGAACGCATCATTCACAAGCTGCATAGGCGCTATCGCCAGGCGCCGCAGCAGCTCTGCCCTCAGCTACTGAGACGACTGTTGGCCCACGACTGGCCGGGCAACCTGAGGGAGCTGGATAACCTGATGCAGGTGGCCTGTCTGATGGCCGATGGCGATCCCGAACTTAACTGGCAGCACCTGCCCGACACCCTGCAGGCCCAGCTGCAGGGGCCTGAGCAGGCGGGCGAGCAGATGGCGGCCTGCGAGAGTGAGCTTAGCCTGATGGTCAACGCCAATATCGTCTCCAGCTTCCACAGATTTGAGGGCAATGTCAGTCGCTGTGCCAAACACTTAGGGATCAGCCGCAATACCTTGTATCGAAAACTCAAGGCCCTGGGGCTCAAACCCTGA
- the exaC gene encoding acetaldehyde dehydrogenase ExaC translates to MIYSKPGTTDAIVNFNSRYDNFIGGQWVAPVGGEYFDNRSPVDGQVFCQVARSDERDIELALDAAHAAKDAWGKTSVTERSNLLLKIADRVEQNLEFLAVAETWENGKAVRETLNADLPLFVDHFRYFAGCIRAQEGSAADIDNNTVSYHFPEPLGVVGQIIPWNFPLLMAAWKIAPALAAGNCIVLKPAEQTPVSILVMVELIQDLLPAGVLNIVNGFGTEAGQALAVSKRIAKLAFTGSTQIGHHILKCAAESLIPSTVELGGKSPNIYFADVMEQEDEYLDKAVEGMLLAFFNQGEVCTCPSRVLIAESIYDKFIDKVIARAKTIKQGNPLDTDTQVGAQASQEQFDKILSYLEIGRNEGAEVLIGGTSCQLSGDQSSGFYIEPTILKGHNKMRVFQEEIFGPVISVTTFKDEAEALAIANDTEYGLGAGVWTRDMNRAQRMGRGIQAGRVWINCYHAYPAHAAFGGYKKSGIGRETHKMMLSHYQNTKNLLVSYDVNPLGFF, encoded by the coding sequence ATGATCTACAGCAAGCCAGGCACGACAGATGCCATAGTTAACTTCAACAGCCGTTACGACAACTTCATTGGAGGACAGTGGGTCGCGCCTGTGGGCGGGGAATATTTCGATAACCGCTCACCCGTCGACGGCCAGGTGTTTTGTCAGGTGGCCCGCTCGGACGAGCGTGATATCGAGCTGGCGCTGGACGCCGCCCACGCCGCCAAGGATGCCTGGGGCAAGACCTCGGTGACCGAACGCTCCAACTTACTGCTGAAGATCGCCGATCGCGTCGAGCAAAATCTGGAATTTCTGGCCGTGGCCGAGACCTGGGAAAACGGTAAGGCGGTACGCGAAACCCTGAATGCGGATCTGCCGCTGTTTGTGGATCACTTCCGCTACTTCGCCGGTTGTATCCGCGCCCAGGAAGGCAGCGCCGCCGATATCGACAACAACACCGTCAGCTACCACTTCCCCGAGCCGCTGGGCGTCGTCGGCCAGATCATCCCCTGGAACTTCCCGCTGCTGATGGCCGCCTGGAAAATCGCCCCGGCGCTGGCCGCCGGTAACTGCATAGTGCTCAAGCCCGCCGAGCAGACACCCGTCTCCATCCTGGTGATGGTCGAACTCATTCAGGATCTGCTGCCCGCCGGCGTGCTCAATATCGTCAATGGTTTCGGCACCGAGGCGGGTCAGGCACTGGCGGTCAGCAAGCGCATCGCCAAACTGGCCTTTACCGGTTCGACTCAGATTGGCCACCATATCCTCAAGTGCGCCGCCGAGTCGCTGATCCCCTCAACCGTAGAGCTGGGAGGTAAGTCACCCAACATCTACTTTGCCGATGTGATGGAACAGGAAGATGAATATCTGGATAAGGCAGTTGAAGGCATGCTGCTGGCCTTCTTCAACCAGGGCGAGGTCTGTACCTGTCCGTCACGGGTACTGATCGCCGAGTCCATCTACGACAAGTTTATAGACAAGGTGATCGCCCGCGCCAAGACGATCAAGCAGGGCAACCCGCTGGATACCGACACCCAGGTAGGTGCCCAGGCCTCCCAGGAGCAGTTCGATAAGATCCTGAGTTACTTGGAGATAGGTCGCAATGAGGGTGCCGAGGTGCTAATTGGTGGTACCAGCTGTCAGCTATCTGGCGATCAGAGCAGCGGCTTCTATATCGAACCCACCATACTCAAGGGCCACAACAAGATGCGCGTCTTCCAGGAGGAGATCTTCGGCCCGGTTATTTCGGTCACCACCTTCAAAGATGAGGCCGAGGCTTTGGCCATCGCCAACGACACCGAGTATGGCCTGGGCGCCGGCGTCTGGACCCGCGACATGAACCGCGCCCAGCGCATGGGACGTGGCATTCAGGCGGGACGCGTGTGGATCAACTGCTACCACGCCTACCCAGCCCACGCCGCCTTCGGTGGCTACAAGAAGTCAGGCATAGGTCGCGAGACCCACAAGATGATGCTCAGCCACTACCAGAACACCAAGAACCTGCTCGTCAGCTACGACGTCAACCCGCTGGGATTCTTCTAA
- a CDS encoding DUF6174 domain-containing protein, with protein sequence MQIFDTRNPYSIFFVLGTIIVLIFSFWGIGHQSVNSQTHEKIASQLEIWQQNEPERYSYVAQEGCMYVVGSKVLVANGVALFEKLGEHEHKLVIDDLFKAANKGLFEAASMEIKYHPKFGFPEVIEVDWSKDTIDDECFYEISKFKVLE encoded by the coding sequence ATGCAAATATTCGATACCCGCAATCCATATTCAATCTTCTTTGTATTAGGAACGATAATAGTCCTAATATTTAGTTTTTGGGGAATTGGGCATCAATCGGTAAACTCTCAAACACACGAAAAAATAGCGAGTCAATTGGAGATTTGGCAACAAAATGAACCTGAAAGGTACAGCTATGTCGCCCAAGAAGGTTGTATGTATGTAGTTGGCTCAAAAGTTTTAGTCGCAAATGGTGTAGCACTTTTTGAGAAACTTGGTGAACACGAGCATAAATTGGTTATTGACGATCTTTTTAAAGCTGCAAATAAAGGGTTATTTGAAGCTGCAAGTATGGAAATTAAATACCACCCGAAATTTGGATTTCCAGAAGTAATCGAAGTTGATTGGAGTAAAGACACAATAGATGATGAATGCTTTTATGAAATTAGTAAATTCAAAGTCCTCGAGTAG
- a CDS encoding cysteine dioxygenase, with the protein MENIGRLRDFVQSFTRLVEQVGCDEARIFSDGKSLLSELIAHDDWLPHAFAQPSIESYRQYLLYCDPMERFSVVSFVWAQGQITPVHDHTVWGMVGVLRGAERCEEYELDEAAVCLRASGSHELPVGGVDLVSPDIGDIHRVSNALLEGVSISIHVYGGNIGAVQRHVYDPDTGSKKPFISGYSNSVMPNIWG; encoded by the coding sequence ATGGAAAACATTGGCAGATTGCGGGATTTTGTGCAGTCCTTCACTCGGCTGGTCGAGCAGGTCGGCTGCGATGAGGCGCGTATCTTTTCCGACGGCAAGTCGCTGCTGTCGGAGCTTATTGCTCATGATGACTGGCTACCCCATGCCTTTGCTCAGCCGAGTATTGAGAGCTATCGGCAGTATCTGCTCTACTGCGATCCAATGGAGCGTTTCTCTGTGGTGAGCTTCGTCTGGGCACAGGGGCAGATCACGCCTGTTCATGACCATACCGTATGGGGCATGGTGGGCGTACTGCGCGGCGCCGAGCGCTGTGAGGAATATGAGCTGGACGAGGCTGCGGTTTGCTTGCGGGCCAGCGGTAGTCATGAGTTGCCCGTTGGCGGTGTCGATCTGGTCTCGCCCGATATCGGCGATATCCATAGGGTTTCTAATGCTCTATTGGAGGGAGTATCAATTAGCATTCATGTCTATGGCGGCAACATAGGTGCGGTGCAGCGCCATGTTTATGACCCCGATACCGGGAGTAAGAAGCCATTTATATCTGGGTATTCGAATAGTGTGATGCCGAATATATGGGGGTGA
- the trmL gene encoding tRNA (uridine(34)/cytosine(34)/5-carboxymethylaminomethyluridine(34)-2'-O)-methyltransferase TrmL — protein sequence MFHIALYEPEIAPNTGNIIRLCANNGCQLHLIEPLGFDLEEKKLRRAGLDYSDLTRVTRHKDFESFLSAMAGKRIMACTTKGSRPHSEIAFEKDDVLLFGPETRGLPMPIIESIPTSQRLRIPMAASSRSLNLSNSVAIISYEAWRQLGYEGAC from the coding sequence ATGTTCCATATCGCCCTCTATGAGCCAGAGATTGCCCCCAATACCGGCAATATCATCCGCCTGTGCGCCAACAATGGCTGCCAGTTGCACCTTATCGAGCCATTGGGTTTCGATCTTGAAGAGAAGAAGCTGCGCCGCGCCGGGCTGGACTATAGCGATCTGACCCGGGTCACCCGCCACAAGGACTTCGAGAGTTTCTTGAGCGCCATGGCTGGCAAGCGCATCATGGCCTGTACCACCAAGGGCAGTCGCCCCCACAGCGAAATCGCTTTCGAGAAGGATGATGTCTTACTCTTTGGCCCTGAGACCCGCGGCCTGCCGATGCCGATTATCGAGTCTATCCCCACCAGCCAGCGCCTGCGCATCCCCATGGCCGCCAGCAGCCGCAGCCTCAACCTGTCCAACTCGGTCGCCATCATCAGCTATGAGGCCTGGCGTCAGCTCGGCTACGAGGGCGCCTGCTAA
- a CDS encoding M16 family metallopeptidase: MVAGALALSGCAATTTSQTVDTGSFSMPAYEQYQLSNGMTVYLMPQTEVPLITVSAVVRAGAVKDTTSGVANMTAKSLLLGANGKSKSDIEQMVDFLGASIAADAGKEGSFIDADFMAKDTDKMLPLVRDLLRAPDFDGGEFDKLRQREMAGLAQEKESPRVVIHRYFDKLVFGDHPYGNPASGTRDSLAELTVNQLRAFHKSYYQPQNIAISVVGDFKPGEMKARLDKLFGDWHNGEAIAKQDLAKGQPSLDASKVLLVNKGDAIETTFLIGGKGISRNNPDYVGLQVVNTILGGRFTSWLNDELRVNAGLTYGARSAFTPYSQGGVFRISTFTKSDTTKEAIDLALKTYSRLWQTGIDQPTLDSAKAYVKGQFPPKFETSEQLAGLLSSMYLYGFDDSFINDFQKNVDGLTLAETQRLVNSYFPQDKLQYVLIGNASKIADIAAQYGEVKQVEINAVGFSQ; this comes from the coding sequence ATGGTGGCCGGCGCCCTGGCACTCTCGGGCTGCGCCGCGACGACAACGAGCCAGACGGTCGACACCGGCAGCTTCAGCATGCCCGCCTATGAGCAGTATCAACTGAGTAACGGCATGACTGTCTATCTGATGCCACAGACAGAGGTGCCGCTGATCACCGTCAGCGCCGTGGTGCGCGCCGGTGCGGTCAAGGACACCACCTCTGGGGTGGCCAACATGACCGCCAAGTCCTTGTTGCTGGGCGCTAACGGTAAGAGCAAGTCAGATATCGAGCAGATGGTCGACTTCTTAGGCGCCTCGATCGCCGCCGATGCGGGTAAGGAAGGCAGCTTTATTGATGCCGACTTCATGGCGAAAGACACAGACAAGATGCTGCCTCTGGTGCGGGATCTGCTGCGCGCCCCTGATTTCGACGGCGGCGAGTTCGACAAGCTGCGTCAACGTGAAATGGCGGGCCTGGCCCAGGAGAAGGAGAGCCCACGCGTGGTGATCCATCGCTACTTCGACAAGCTGGTATTTGGCGATCACCCCTACGGCAATCCGGCATCGGGTACCCGTGACTCGCTGGCCGAGTTGACGGTTAACCAGCTGCGCGCCTTCCACAAGAGCTATTATCAGCCACAAAACATCGCCATCTCGGTCGTCGGTGATTTTAAGCCAGGCGAGATGAAGGCAAGACTCGACAAGCTGTTTGGCGATTGGCACAACGGCGAGGCGATCGCCAAGCAAGACCTGGCCAAAGGCCAGCCGTCGCTGGATGCCAGCAAGGTGCTCTTGGTCAACAAGGGCGATGCCATCGAGACCACCTTCCTTATCGGTGGTAAGGGCATTAGCCGCAACAATCCAGATTACGTTGGGCTGCAGGTGGTCAACACTATCCTGGGTGGCCGTTTCACCTCATGGCTCAACGACGAGCTCAGGGTGAACGCCGGTCTGACCTATGGTGCCCGATCGGCCTTTACCCCCTATTCACAAGGGGGCGTATTCAGGATCAGTACCTTCACCAAGAGTGATACTACCAAGGAGGCGATCGATCTGGCGCTGAAGACCTATTCGCGTCTGTGGCAGACGGGGATAGATCAGCCGACCCTGGACTCGGCCAAGGCCTATGTGAAGGGGCAGTTCCCGCCTAAGTTCGAGACCAGCGAACAGCTGGCCGGCCTGCTGTCGAGCATGTACCTCTATGGCTTCGATGACAGCTTCATCAACGACTTCCAGAAGAATGTCGATGGCCTAACCCTGGCAGAGACCCAGCGTCTGGTGAACAGCTACTTCCCACAGGACAAGCTGCAATACGTGCTGATTGGCAACGCCAGCAAGATCGCCGATATCGCCGCCCAGTATGGTGAGGTGAAGCAGGTGGAGATCAATGCGGTCGGTTTCTCGCAATAA
- a CDS encoding M16 family metallopeptidase: MMRKIIALCLSIGGILSSMGAQATQAEDIKSFTLDNGMKIMVLEDASIPNANMYLFWKVGSRNEVPGITGISHFFEHMMFNGSKKFGPKMFDRTMEAAGGANNAYTTENLTVYTDWFPANALETIFDLEADRIAHLDINPEMVESERGVVASERTTGLENSNWRTLQEEIKGAAFRAHPYSWSVIGHESDIAAWTQDDLVQYHKTYYAPNNAVVVIAGDVKLNEVKALANKYFAPIPAQTPPREVKTVEPLQKGERRVFVQKASVSTPNVMLAYHVPATSNQDYYALDLLSSILTTGNSSRLYQGLVEKQVAIEVETYMPMSFDPNLFYVMGVANPGITAQELESGMIGEINRIAREGVTQDELEKVKNIKLMNFYRAMETINGKANTLGTYELYFGSFDKLFNAPEAYNKVTPEDIQRVAQTYLRRANRTVAVLAATEESDQ; encoded by the coding sequence ATGATGCGAAAGATTATCGCACTGTGCCTCTCCATTGGGGGAATCCTCTCCTCCATGGGGGCGCAGGCAACTCAAGCCGAAGACATAAAAAGCTTCACGTTAGATAATGGCATGAAAATCATGGTGCTAGAAGACGCCTCGATCCCAAATGCCAACATGTATCTATTTTGGAAGGTGGGTTCCCGCAACGAGGTGCCTGGCATCACGGGGATCTCCCACTTCTTCGAACACATGATGTTCAACGGCTCGAAGAAATTTGGTCCTAAGATGTTCGACCGCACCATGGAGGCGGCGGGCGGTGCCAACAACGCCTACACCACAGAAAACCTGACCGTCTACACCGACTGGTTCCCGGCCAATGCCCTGGAGACCATCTTCGATCTCGAGGCCGACCGTATCGCCCATCTGGATATCAATCCTGAGATGGTAGAGAGCGAGCGTGGCGTGGTCGCCTCTGAGCGCACCACAGGCCTGGAAAACTCTAACTGGCGTACCCTGCAGGAAGAGATCAAGGGCGCCGCATTTCGCGCACACCCCTATAGCTGGTCTGTCATAGGTCATGAGTCGGATATCGCCGCCTGGACCCAGGACGATCTGGTGCAGTACCACAAGACCTACTATGCGCCTAACAATGCCGTGGTGGTGATTGCCGGTGATGTGAAGCTTAACGAAGTCAAGGCCTTGGCCAACAAGTACTTTGCGCCGATCCCCGCCCAGACGCCGCCCCGCGAGGTGAAGACGGTCGAGCCACTGCAGAAGGGTGAGCGCCGCGTCTTCGTACAGAAGGCCTCGGTCAGCACGCCGAACGTGATGCTGGCCTACCATGTGCCGGCGACCTCGAATCAGGACTACTACGCCCTGGATCTGTTGTCTTCTATCCTGACCACGGGCAACAGCTCGCGCCTCTATCAAGGCTTGGTGGAGAAGCAGGTGGCCATTGAGGTGGAAACCTATATGCCGATGAGCTTTGACCCTAACCTCTTCTATGTGATGGGCGTTGCCAACCCTGGCATCACAGCACAGGAGCTGGAGAGCGGCATGATCGGTGAGATCAACCGTATCGCCCGCGAAGGCGTGACCCAGGATGAGCTTGAGAAAGTCAAAAATATCAAACTGATGAACTTCTACCGCGCCATGGAAACCATTAACGGTAAGGCCAATACCTTAGGAACCTACGAGCTCTATTTCGGCAGCTTCGACAAGCTGTTCAATGCGCCTGAGGCCTATAACAAGGTGACCCCAGAAGATATTCAGCGTGTTGCGCAAACCTATCTACGTCGCGCCAACCGCACAGTTGCCGTACTGGCGGCCACAGAGGAGAGTGACCAATGA
- a CDS encoding flagellar brake domain-containing protein: MPQATEIDLAYLNRINCNTEAQLQILTPLRPIRLKTRLIGIDPDNAIILALGQDKYWQAAQDYITQGQGVVVRLINSDDPEANILAFRSQIKTLLNNAGRWLVVKYPKVLQSVALRQHCRIPVNLAASIHERTAESHSTHVCSSGFLQDISVKGGAYIGDEIEGGALNQGYRLQVKFGQSLETLSVPILLKNIQPPGVGRSQYQYGFILDESQDEETLGDFAQKVIINHLMQQPKA; this comes from the coding sequence TTGCCACAAGCCACAGAGATCGATTTAGCCTACCTAAACCGCATCAACTGCAACACAGAGGCCCAGCTGCAAATTCTCACGCCGCTCAGGCCTATCAGGCTCAAGACCCGGCTGATCGGCATAGACCCGGACAACGCCATCATTCTCGCCCTTGGCCAGGACAAATACTGGCAGGCCGCCCAGGACTATATTACCCAGGGACAAGGTGTGGTGGTGCGCCTGATCAACAGCGACGACCCCGAGGCCAACATCCTCGCCTTTCGCAGCCAGATCAAGACCCTGCTCAACAACGCCGGGCGCTGGTTAGTGGTGAAATACCCCAAGGTGCTACAGAGCGTAGCCCTGAGACAACACTGCCGCATTCCGGTCAATCTGGCCGCCTCGATCCATGAGCGCACGGCAGAGAGCCACTCCACCCATGTATGCTCCAGCGGCTTTCTGCAGGATATCTCGGTCAAGGGCGGCGCCTACATAGGTGATGAGATTGAGGGAGGCGCCCTGAATCAGGGCTATCGTTTACAGGTCAAATTTGGGCAGTCGCTGGAGACCCTCAGCGTGCCTATCCTACTCAAGAACATCCAACCTCCAGGCGTGGGGCGCAGCCAGTATCAATATGGCTTCATCTTAGATGAGAGTCAGGATGAGGAGACGTTGGGCGACTTTGCCCAGAAGGTGATCATCAATCACCTAATGCAGCAGCCTAAGGCATAG
- a CDS encoding class I SAM-dependent methyltransferase: protein MSLCPLCHSDNLACFHRDKHRAYEICNQCQLVSVPDQYLLSAEAEKAFYDHHQNDSKDQGYRRFLGRTWLPLSERLTSEHRGLDFGCGPGPTISVMAGEAGIAMDNYDLYYFPDEQLLQQQYDFITMTEVIEHVADASALMQRLDAMMKPGSCLAVMTKRVLDEAAFANWHYKQDQTHIRFYSTATFEWIAKQFNWRLEVIDKDVVFFTKS, encoded by the coding sequence GTGAGTCTTTGTCCCCTTTGTCATAGTGATAACCTGGCGTGCTTTCATCGCGATAAGCACAGAGCATATGAGATCTGTAATCAGTGCCAGCTGGTGAGCGTCCCCGACCAGTACCTCCTAAGCGCCGAAGCCGAGAAGGCGTTTTACGACCATCACCAAAACGACAGTAAGGATCAGGGCTATCGGCGCTTCCTGGGGCGCACCTGGTTACCCCTGAGTGAGCGATTGACTAGCGAGCATAGAGGGCTGGATTTTGGCTGTGGCCCGGGGCCGACCATCAGCGTGATGGCGGGCGAGGCGGGGATTGCCATGGACAACTATGATCTCTACTACTTTCCCGACGAGCAGCTGCTACAGCAGCAATATGACTTTATTACCATGACAGAGGTGATAGAGCATGTGGCCGATGCCTCGGCCCTGATGCAGAGGCTGGATGCCATGATGAAGCCGGGCAGCTGCCTGGCTGTCATGACCAAGCGGGTGCTGGATGAGGCCGCCTTTGCCAACTGGCATTACAAGCAGGATCAGACCCATATCCGCTTCTACAGCACCGCCACCTTCGAGTGGATCGCCAAGCAATTTAACTGGCGGCTCGAGGTGATAGACAAGGATGTGGTCTTCTTTACTAAATCCTAA